TCCTGGTCACCAAGACCGATCCGGACGCCGGCTACGACGGTATCAGCACGATTCTGGTGCCACTCGATGCCGACGGGGTGACGACGAGCAAGATCGACAACAAACTCGGCCTGCACGCTTCGGACACGGCCGAGATCGTCTTCGACGACGTGCGTGTCCCGGCCGAGAACATCGTCGGCGAGGAAAACCGCGGCTGGCAGTACTTCAACGAGGCGATGGCCCCCGCTCGGGTCCAGGTCGCGGCCCAGGCCGTCGGCGCGGCCCAGGCTGCGCTCGACGCCGCCATCGAGTACGCCAACGAGCGTGAACAGTTCGGCCAGCACATCGGCGACTTCCAGGCGATCCGCCACAAGCTCGCCGAGATGGCCACGAACGTCGAGGCCGCTCGCTCGCTGACCTACCGCGCTGCGGGCCTCTACGACGCGGGCGAGGTGCGACTCTCCGAGCGGTTCGCGAGCATGGCCAAACTGTTCGCCAGCGACCGCGGGTTCGAGGTCGCCGACGAGGCCGTCCAGGTATTCGGCGGCGCCGGCTACGTCACCGACCACCCCGTCGAGCGGTATCTCCGGGACGTCCGCGTCACCAAGATCTACGAGGGAACCAACGAGATTCAAAAGGAGATCATCGGCGGCCGCCTGCTCGGACAGTAAGACTCGCCCGTACCGCAACAGTGAGGGGGCTCCCGGGCGACCCGGCCACGCATGGCCGACTACGAGACCGAAATGACGACGCGGTACCGGGACAGCGACGCGATGGGTCACGTCAACAACGCCGTCTACTCCTCGTTCATGGAACACGCCGCGACGTCGTTCGTCGCCGAGCTGCTCGACGTCCCGATCGACGACGTGCCGTTGGCCATCGTCCGCCTCGAACTCGACTTCGAGCGCCAGATCGAGATCGGCGACGAAGTCACGTCGGCGGTCTCGATCGCCGAGATCGGTGATCGGAGCCTCACCTTCGAGCACGAACTCCGCGTCGACGGTGCGACCGCCGCCAGCGCCACTGCCGTCCGCGTGGCGATGGACGACGATCGGGAGGGCGCCATGCCCGTCCCCGACGAGTGGCGCGACCGCATCGCCGCCTACCGGGACTGAGAGCCGGCCACCACCGGCCTCGAAGGCCCGTGATCGGGCCGAGGCGCGCACCGCCGTGCACGGCGCCGATCCCACCACACGAAACAGGCCACCGCAGTCGTGGCAACCGATCCAGAGTCGTTCCGCGATGCGGAACCCTGTTTCGGCAGATCAGTCCGGGAATAAATACGAACCCGACTACGTCGCCGGATTCGAGCGCCGACAGCTGACTCGCCGGGAACTGTATCGTTCCGCAATGCGGGACGTATGACACGCGGTCCGGTCCACGGACTGTTCCGGGGCAAATCGTGATCGGACGATCGGGGCCGACGGGTGGGCGGCCGTCGCGGCGCCCGGTCAGCAGATGCAGACCGACGTGCCTTCCCGGCCCTCGAACAGGCCGCCGGAGAGGTACTTGAGGCCAGTGTCACAGGCCACGGTGACGACGACGTCGTCGGGGTCGCGCTCGGCGGCGGCTTCGCGTGCGGCCGCGACGTTCATACCGGAACTGGTCCCGACGAGCAACCCTTCGTGGCGGGCGAGTCTGCGGACGGCCTCGACGCCGTCGTCGGCGGGGAGCGTGCGGACGCTATCGTATCGGTCGTGTTCGACCAGCGGCGGGGAGCTGACGATGGCGGTCCCCTCGACGGCGTGGCCACCGGCGCGTCCCTCCGAGAGGACGGGCGACTCCGCGGGCTCGACCAGCGTCACGTCCACGTCGGCGCCGAGTTCGTCGAACGCCTTCGAGGTCCCCATCGCGCACCCGCCGGTGCCAACGATCATCACGAACTCGTCGACCTCCGGACACTGGTCGAGAATCTCCTCGGCGAGTCCCCGGTAGCCGGCGAGCTGGTCCGTGTTCTCGAACTGGTTGGTGAAGTACGCGCCCGTGCGCTCCTGGAGGTCCTCGGCGGCTGCTTCCATGTCTTCGAACAGGCCCTCGTGGGCCGACCCGTCGGGCGTCTCGACGAGTTCGAGGGTCGCACCCAGGGCCTCCATCGACGCGCGTTTCTCCTCGGCCACACAGTCGGCGGTCACGATGTGCAACGGGTGGTCGAGGACCGCACAGGCCAGCGCGAGGCTCGTCCCCGTGCTACCACCGGTAAACTCCACCACCGGGTCGCCGGGCTCGATGTCGCCCCGTTCACGGGCCTGCTCGATCATCGCGAGCGCCATCCGGTCCTTGAGGCTCCCGGTCGGGTTCGCACCCTCCCACTTGACGTGGACCGACGCGCCACCTTCTGGTTTGATAGTAGACAATTCTACGAGCGGCGTCTCGCCGATGGCATCGAGTGCGCTGGCGTACTCCATACTCTCCTTTCAGCCGTCGGGAGCGGTGTGCTTCAAGCTACCGGGGACGCCGTCCGTGCCGGACGGGGATGCGAGCAACCTTTTTGATCGACCCCGACCACGATGTAGGACATGAAAGCCGTTGGATTCCACGAACACGGGCCCCTGGACAACTACGAACTGCTCGACGTACCCACGCCCGAGGTCGACGACGAGGAGGTCCTGGTCGACGTGAAGGCGTCGGCGGTGAACTACATGGACCTGTTCGCCGTCCGCGAACTCGACAACTACGTCCCCCAGTACCCGTTCTGGGGCGGCGGCGACGTCGCCGGAGTCGTCACCGAGGTCGGCGACGCCGTCACCGCCTGGGAGGAGGGCGACCGCGTCGTGGCCGTCCCCTTCATCTCCTGTGGCGACTGTCGGTTCTGCGTCCGCGGTGAGGAGATGCTCTGTGAGGAGTTCACGATGATGGGCGAGATGCGACGGGGCGGCCACGCCGAGTACGTCGCCATGCCCGAACGGAACCTGATTCCGATCCCGGACGACGCCGACTTCGAGACGGCGGCGGCGGTTCCGGTCGCAGGCGGCACGGCCTGGCGCGCGCTCGTCCCGCGAGCGAACGTGCAGTCGACGGAGGACGTCCTCGTCGTCGGTGCAACCGGCGGCGTCGGCACCTACGCGGTCCAGATCTGCAAGAACGTCCTGAACGTGGACACCCTCTACGCGACGACCAGCAGCGAGGACAAAGCCGAGTTCCTGCGAGACCTCGGTGCGGACCACGTCGTCGACTACACCGAAGAACGCTTCGACGAGGCCATCTGGAAGCTGACGGACAAGCAGGGCGTCGACGTGTGTTACAACAACGTCGGCGGCGACACCTGGGTGCAGTCGATGCGGACGCTGCGCTGGGGCGGCCGACTCGTCACTTCCGGAGCGACCGTCGGCCCGAACCCGGAGACGGAGATTCGCCAGATCTTCATGCGCCAGCTCGACGTCGTCGGCAGTTCCGGCGCCAACTCCTACGAACTCGCCGAACTCTACGACTACGTCTGGTCGGGCGACGTCGAGCCCGTGATCGACGAGACGTTCCCAATCGAGGACTACATGACCGCCTTCGAGCGGATGGACAACCGGGGGCTGTACGGGAAGATCGTGCTGACCCAGGAGTGAGCGCCGGGCGAACTGTTTTGTGACGGGGCGCCGTCCCGCCGGTATGAACGACGCTGTCGACCACGTCGTCTACGCCGACCGGGACATCGAGCGCATGCGGGACGCCTTCGAGGCTATCGGCCTGCCTCCACAGTACGGCGGGGAGCACTCGAACGGCGTGACTCACAACTACACCGTCGGCTTCGAGAACGGCTCGTACGTCGAACTCATCTCGAAGCTCGACCCCGACGCGCAGTCACCGTGGTGGGACGCCCAGATCGACGGCGACGCCGGCCCCGCCGCGTGGGCGCTGTTCGTCGACGACATCGACACCCAGACCGAGCGCATCGCCGACCAGGGGATCGCCGTCGACGGTCCCACCCACTACCAGCGCGAGCGACCCGACGGCGAGCTCGTCGAGTGGGATCTCACCGTCGTGGGCGACCGCGAACTCGGGACCGCCGTCCCCTTCCTCGTCAGCGACCGGACACCGCGCGACCTCCGGGTCAACGTCTCCGACGAACTCGCCGCGACGCCGCTGGTCGGCGTCGTCGAGGTCGTCGTCGCCGTCCCCGCGATCGAGGACCACGTCGATCAGTACCAGGCGTTGTTCGACTGCGAGGCCCCGACGCGAGTCGACAACGACGCCCTCGACGCGACGCTCGCCAGGTTCCCGGACGCGCCGGCGACCCTGGCCGAACCGCGCTCCCCCGACTCCTCGCTGGCCGCCCGCGTCGAGGCGTTCGGTCCCGTCCCCTGTGCGTATCTCCTCGGAACCCCGGACCCGACCGCGGCGGCGGACCGGTTCGACCTCTCGGCCCCGATCGCCTGGGGGACCGACGAGGTGCGCTGGTTCGACCTCGCGCTCCCCGGGCGCGTCGGCGTGATCGATCGCACAGACGACTGACAGCGCGTCTCTCTCTTCACTCGCCGGCACGCGCGTCCAGGTACTCCCGGGCGGCGAGACGGATGACTTCTTCGGGCCCCTCCACGCAGTCCACCCGGAGCGGCGGGATCTGCCCGTCGAAGAGGTCCAGGGCGTGCCCGTCGAGGTCGGCGATCTCCTCGAGTGACCGGCCGACGAGCGACTCGGAGAGCTTGCTCGCCGTCGCGCTCGAAACGGCGCAACTCTCGCTCTCGAAGGCGATCCGACGGATGACGCCCTCGTCGTCGACCTCGACGTCGAAGCGACCCTCGTCGCCGCAGGTCGTCGCTTGCGAGGTCTTGCTGAACGTGGGATCGGCGAGGCCCTCGGCGGTTCGGGAGCGCTCGTAGTGGGACTCGACGTCGGGGCTGAACCGGTCCGACCGGAGGTAGTCGGTCAGCATCGACTCGCCGTCGCCCAGGGCCGCGAGGAGGCGGTCGATCTCCTCGCGCGTGTTGTAGACGTAGAACGAGGCGCGCGCAGAGCCCGAGATGCCGAGCTCGTCGTGCAACGGCTGGGTGCAGTGGTCGCCGGCGCGGATGGCGACGCCGCTCTCGTTGAGGATGCCCGACAGGTCGTGGGCGTGGACGCCGTCGACGTTGAACGCCACGAGTCCCGCGCGCTCCTCGCCCGACGGCGGACCGTACGTCTCGACGTCGTCGCGAGCTTCGAGCCGTTCGAGGAGGTACTGCGCGAGGGCGTTCTCGTGGTCGCGGACGTTCGCCATCCCGAGGTCGTCGAGGTAGTCCGCGGCGGCGGCGAGGGCGATGCCCTCGGCGATGGGCGGGGTGCCGGCCTCGAACTTCCAGGGGAGTTCGTTCCAGGTGGCGTCCTCGAAGGTGACGTCGGCGATCATTTCGCCGCCGTAGAGGAACGGGTCCATCTCCTCGAGGAGGCGGCGTTTCCCGTAGAGGACGCCGATCCCCGTCGGCCCGCACATCTTGTGGCCCGAAAGGGTGTAGAAGTCCGCGTCGATGGCCTCGACGTCGACGGGCCTGGTCGGCGCCGCCTGCGCGCCGTCGACGAGCACGCGCGCGCCGTGGTCGTGGGCGAGGGCGGCGAGTTCGCGCACGGGGTTGATCGTCCCGAGGACGTTCGAGACGTGGACGACGCTGACCATCGCCGTGTCCTCGCCGACGACCTCGCGGGCGTGGTCCATGTCGAGGCGGCCGTCGTCGTCGACGCGGATGTACGTCACGTCGGCGCCGGCCTTCTTCGCGATCTGCTGCCAGGTGACCAGCGAGGCGTGGTGTTCCATCTCCGTGAGCACGACCTCGTCACCCGGCCCCAGTTCGGACAGCCCCCAGGCGTACGCCACGAGGTTGATGCTCTCGGTCGTGTTCTTCGTGAAAACGATCTCCTCGCGACCCCCGGAGGCCCCGAGGAACTCGGCGAGGCGGTCGTGGGCCGCTTCGTATCGAATGGACGCCTCGTAGCTCAGGTCGTGGATGCCGCGGTGGACGTTCGCGTTGTACCGATCGTAGACGTCGTCGTAGGCCTCGCGGACCTGCGTCGGCGTCTGCGTCGTCGCCGCGTTGTCGAGGTACACCAGCGGGTCGTTCCCGACCCGACGGTCGAGGATCGGAAAGTCACCTCTCACTGACCCAACGTCGATTGGCATGCTCCGCCGTACCAGACACTGAAAGTTAAGCGTACTGTTGTCTCCCCCGCTAATTCATCGTTCGGCAGTCGGCGGACCCCAGGGGGGTACTTATATTAGCCTCCCGGTCGCAGTGGGAGACTGTCACACGATGGAACAGGAGGAACTCGGGTTCTCGCCCTGGTGGCTCGTCGTCGTCGCGGCCGCGGCCATGGGGGTCGCCGGGACCTATCAGTTCGCCTGGTCGTCGATCAGACTCCCGCTCGAGACCCGCCTGGCGGCGTCCGAGGCGGCCATCGGGACCGTCTTCACGCTGTTCGTCGTCTTCCAGACGACCGTCCAGTTCCCTGCCGGCTGGGTCCGCGACCGCTGGGGGCCGAAGCTCCCGATGCTCGCGAGCGCCGTCCTGCTCGCCGGCGGGTACGCCGGGACGGCGCTCGCGGACTCGATCTGGGGCGTCTACCTGTTTTACTCGCTGGGCGGCATGGGCGTCGGCATCGTCTACACCGTGGCCGCCAACACGCCGGTGAAGTGGTTCGACGACCGGCGCGGCCTGGCGACGGGCATCGCCATGGTCGCCTACAGCGGACTGAGCTTCGTGCTCATCCCGTTCATCCGACGGTACATCATCACGGACTTCGTCGGGACGTTGTTCGCCCTGGGCGCGCTGGCGGGCCTCGTGGCCCTCGTCGCCGTCCCCCTCCTCCGGGACCCGGCGACCGCCACTGCCGGCGACGACGCAGAAACCGACGGAGGCACCGACGCCGTCGCGGAACGCGAGGCAGACCCCGGTGACGAGACCCCCGAAGCGGCGGCCTACACCTGGCGCAAGGTCGTCCGGACCTGGCAGTTCTGGCTGCTGTACGCCATCTTCGTGATCGTCAACGGCGTGACGCTGATGCTCCTCGGGAAGGTGATCGCGTTCGCAGCGAACGCGGGCGTCTCCGCCGGAGCGGCGACCGGCGCCGCGTCGATGGTCGCGCTCGGCGACGCGATCGGCATCGTGCTCATCGGCGGCGCCTCCGACCGGTTCGGTCGCGAGCGGACGGTCGGGATCTCGCTGACGCTCTGTGGCGTCGCGATCGCCGGCCTCGTGACGGTCGCTCAGGCGGGGATCGCCCCGGCGTTCGTCGCCCTGGCTGCTGCCGCCGCGTTCCTCCGCGCGCCGCCCTACGCCATCTTCCCGACGATCGTCGGGGAGTACTACGGGAAGGCCCACTCCTCGGCGAACTACGCGATGCTGTACTCGGCGAAGCTCTGGGGCGGCGTAGCCGGCGGGACCGTCGCCAGTGGCCTCGTCGTCTCCATCGGCTGGAACGAGACCTTCCTGCTCGGCGGCGCCCTCATCCTGCTGGCCGGCATCGCCACGTTCTTCCTCCGGCCGGTCCGGGCGGCTCCGGCCTGAAACCGGCGACGGTGCCGGTCGTTTCCCTCGTCAGTAACTCAGCCCCAGCGAGTCGCCGTCGTCGCTCCGCTGGGCCTCCCGGAACGCTCGCAGGTCGTCGACGAACTCCTCCGCGTTGTCGAGCAGCCGCTCGATCAGCTCCTCACCCTTCTCGGCGCTGGCCTTCGTCGGATCGCCCTGGTGACCGAGGGCGTCCTCGGGCCAGTCGTGTCGGGACTTGGCGGCCAACACCTTGTCGTCCAGGTTGACGTAGTCGTTCGAGGTGAAGCGCGTCCACCCGCCGCCGGCCTGGGCGACGAACTCCTCCTCTTTGACCAGATCGGGGTGTTTGTGCATGATGAACGACGTCTCGAACTCGCCGCCGTGGAAGCCGGCCTCGGGGTCGCCCTCGCGCATCTCGCGGTAGATCCGAACCCCGAACAACACGAGGTCGATGGTCGCGAGGAACGCCTCCGGGTGCTCGTCCTTGACGCCGTCCGCCGCGATCTCGATGGCCGCGTTGTTGGCCATCCGGTGGCCGTTGACGGTCAGGATGTTCTCGACGCCGTGTGA
Above is a genomic segment from Halorientalis sp. LT38 containing:
- a CDS encoding acyl-CoA thioesterase: MADYETEMTTRYRDSDAMGHVNNAVYSSFMEHAATSFVAELLDVPIDDVPLAIVRLELDFERQIEIGDEVTSAVSIAEIGDRSLTFEHELRVDGATAASATAVRVAMDDDREGAMPVPDEWRDRIAAYRD
- a CDS encoding creatininase family protein produces the protein MVAADETVWIQEMTWQDFEAYVENEDHPTVIVPIGSTEQHGPHLPLGVDAYQAKDTAEEIAERTGVLAAPPIWYGDADHHLAFPGTISLSSETVVSVLTDVYESLLSHGVENILTVNGHRMANNAAIEIAADGVKDEHPEAFLATIDLVLFGVRIYREMREGDPEAGFHGGEFETSFIMHKHPDLVKEEEFVAQAGGGWTRFTSNDYVNLDDKVLAAKSRHDWPEDALGHQGDPTKASAEKGEELIERLLDNAEEFVDDLRAFREAQRSDDGDSLGLSY
- a CDS encoding PLP-dependent cysteine synthase family protein yields the protein MEYASALDAIGETPLVELSTIKPEGGASVHVKWEGANPTGSLKDRMALAMIEQARERGDIEPGDPVVEFTGGSTGTSLALACAVLDHPLHIVTADCVAEEKRASMEALGATLELVETPDGSAHEGLFEDMEAAAEDLQERTGAYFTNQFENTDQLAGYRGLAEEILDQCPEVDEFVMIVGTGGCAMGTSKAFDELGADVDVTLVEPAESPVLSEGRAGGHAVEGTAIVSSPPLVEHDRYDSVRTLPADDGVEAVRRLARHEGLLVGTSSGMNVAAAREAAAERDPDDVVVTVACDTGLKYLSGGLFEGREGTSVCIC
- a CDS encoding acyl-CoA dehydrogenase family protein — encoded protein: MASQSDQQFMLSDEQEAIRTAVREFGEEEIAPVAREYDESHEYPWDVVEKAAEADLVGPMVPIEYGGAGMDVLETAIVTEELWRADPGIGAAIDLMAFNSTLHVMKEYGTEEQKEEWFPGIAAGEKSIAIGISEPAHGSDVASIETRAEKDGDEWVINGNKMWISNGSVGDAVLLVTKTDPDAGYDGISTILVPLDADGVTTSKIDNKLGLHASDTAEIVFDDVRVPAENIVGEENRGWQYFNEAMAPARVQVAAQAVGAAQAALDAAIEYANEREQFGQHIGDFQAIRHKLAEMATNVEAARSLTYRAAGLYDAGEVRLSERFASMAKLFASDRGFEVADEAVQVFGGAGYVTDHPVERYLRDVRVTKIYEGTNEIQKEIIGGRLLGQ
- a CDS encoding MFS transporter codes for the protein MEQEELGFSPWWLVVVAAAAMGVAGTYQFAWSSIRLPLETRLAASEAAIGTVFTLFVVFQTTVQFPAGWVRDRWGPKLPMLASAVLLAGGYAGTALADSIWGVYLFYSLGGMGVGIVYTVAANTPVKWFDDRRGLATGIAMVAYSGLSFVLIPFIRRYIITDFVGTLFALGALAGLVALVAVPLLRDPATATAGDDAETDGGTDAVAEREADPGDETPEAAAYTWRKVVRTWQFWLLYAIFVIVNGVTLMLLGKVIAFAANAGVSAGAATGAASMVALGDAIGIVLIGGASDRFGRERTVGISLTLCGVAIAGLVTVAQAGIAPAFVALAAAAAFLRAPPYAIFPTIVGEYYGKAHSSANYAMLYSAKLWGGVAGGTVASGLVVSIGWNETFLLGGALILLAGIATFFLRPVRAAPA
- a CDS encoding VOC family protein, with the protein product MNDAVDHVVYADRDIERMRDAFEAIGLPPQYGGEHSNGVTHNYTVGFENGSYVELISKLDPDAQSPWWDAQIDGDAGPAAWALFVDDIDTQTERIADQGIAVDGPTHYQRERPDGELVEWDLTVVGDRELGTAVPFLVSDRTPRDLRVNVSDELAATPLVGVVEVVVAVPAIEDHVDQYQALFDCEAPTRVDNDALDATLARFPDAPATLAEPRSPDSSLAARVEAFGPVPCAYLLGTPDPTAAADRFDLSAPIAWGTDEVRWFDLALPGRVGVIDRTDD
- a CDS encoding SufS family cysteine desulfurase; this encodes MPIDVGSVRGDFPILDRRVGNDPLVYLDNAATTQTPTQVREAYDDVYDRYNANVHRGIHDLSYEASIRYEAAHDRLAEFLGASGGREEIVFTKNTTESINLVAYAWGLSELGPGDEVVLTEMEHHASLVTWQQIAKKAGADVTYIRVDDDGRLDMDHAREVVGEDTAMVSVVHVSNVLGTINPVRELAALAHDHGARVLVDGAQAAPTRPVDVEAIDADFYTLSGHKMCGPTGIGVLYGKRRLLEEMDPFLYGGEMIADVTFEDATWNELPWKFEAGTPPIAEGIALAAAADYLDDLGMANVRDHENALAQYLLERLEARDDVETYGPPSGEERAGLVAFNVDGVHAHDLSGILNESGVAIRAGDHCTQPLHDELGISGSARASFYVYNTREEIDRLLAALGDGESMLTDYLRSDRFSPDVESHYERSRTAEGLADPTFSKTSQATTCGDEGRFDVEVDDEGVIRRIAFESESCAVSSATASKLSESLVGRSLEEIADLDGHALDLFDGQIPPLRVDCVEGPEEVIRLAAREYLDARAGE
- a CDS encoding alcohol dehydrogenase catalytic domain-containing protein is translated as MKAVGFHEHGPLDNYELLDVPTPEVDDEEVLVDVKASAVNYMDLFAVRELDNYVPQYPFWGGGDVAGVVTEVGDAVTAWEEGDRVVAVPFISCGDCRFCVRGEEMLCEEFTMMGEMRRGGHAEYVAMPERNLIPIPDDADFETAAAVPVAGGTAWRALVPRANVQSTEDVLVVGATGGVGTYAVQICKNVLNVDTLYATTSSEDKAEFLRDLGADHVVDYTEERFDEAIWKLTDKQGVDVCYNNVGGDTWVQSMRTLRWGGRLVTSGATVGPNPETEIRQIFMRQLDVVGSSGANSYELAELYDYVWSGDVEPVIDETFPIEDYMTAFERMDNRGLYGKIVLTQE